A window of the Aquarana catesbeiana isolate 2022-GZ linkage group LG05, ASM4218655v1, whole genome shotgun sequence genome harbors these coding sequences:
- the LOC141146176 gene encoding stathmin-1-A-like gives MADSDIKIKELEKCASGQAFELILSPPSTDAAPDIAISSPKKKECSLEEIQKKLEAAEERHRLHEAEILKQLAEKREHEKEVLQKAKEENDNFRKMAEEKLTTKMETNKEKREAQIAAKLERLRELEKKGDEIRKGKEGKEEN, from the coding sequence ATGGCTGATAGTGATATTAAAATCAAAGAGCTGGAAAAGTGTGCTTCTGGCCAGGCATTTGAGCTTATCCTGAGCCCTCCATCTACGGATGCTGCTCCAGACATTGCAATCTCCTCTCCAAAGAAAAAGGAATGCTCACTGGAAGAAATTCAAAAGAAGCTGGAAGCAGCAGAGGAGAGGCATAGGTTACATGAAGCTGAAATCTTGAAGCAACTTGCTGAGAAGAGAGAACATGAGAAAGAAGTTCTGCAGAAAGCTAAAGAGGAGAATGATAATTTCAGAAAAATGGCGGAAGAAAAATTAACTACGAAAATGGAGACCAACAAGGAAAAAAGGGAGGCCCAGATAGCTGCAAAACTGGAACGATTGCGAGAGCTGGAAAAGAAAGGTGACGAAATCAGGAAGGGAAAAGAAGGCAAAGAAGAGAACTGA